From the Brassica napus cultivar Da-Ae chromosome A8, Da-Ae, whole genome shotgun sequence genome, one window contains:
- the LOC106413278 gene encoding uncharacterized protein LOC106413278 yields MKKATATSEENEFGSSSNSYQSRSKNKGKQPLTDTTNGTNMNSQELEKIQMQQHANCNSQSQNTTYCNENITPLTSSTFASSSKVVSGYEDYGDATWLCEHCNALMWYNERINKRRNCIPPKFSMCCMHGKIELPPPPVLPQVLLDLLFRGDSESINFIENIRAYNSMFAFTSMGGEIDASVNNGRGPFVFRLHGQNFHQIGSLLPEEGLPPAFTQLYIFDTENEVRNRISAFSSKRRAPNSQPRTLRDDTVEAIKSMLDECKPYAKILRTARDRFGDALQSLDVKIILISGRGTNEKTYNLPTTSEVAALFVGDFDEEIDARDIIVETKGNKLTRISELHPAYLPLQYPLLFPFGEDGYHIDLHLKRTTTTSKKPRSKVSMREFFAYRIFERYNQFSALMFSGKLFQQFLVDGFTMIEAERIRYLKLNQKALRADKYSNVSAYASSGNQDSTKCGKRIVLPSTYVGGARYMREKYMDAMAVCQTFGYPELFITFTCNPKWPDITRHLQQRRLKSEDRADILSRVFKMNLDSLIFEIHNKNLFGSSRGSKLSTTIGQKSSF; encoded by the exons atgaagaaggcAACAGCAACATCAGAAG AAAACGAATTCGGAAGTTCTTCCAACAGTTATCAAAGTAGATCCAAAAACAAAGGAAAGCAGCCACTAACTGATACTACAAATG GAACCAATATGAATAGTCAAGAATTGGAAAAAATCCAAATGCAGCAGCATGCAAATTGCAACAGCCAGAGccaaaatacaacttattgcAATG AAAATATAACTCCACTCACTTCAAGCACATTTGCTTCTTCTTCAAAGGTTGTATCAG GCTATGAAGACTATGGTGATGCAACTTGGTTGTGTGAACACTGTAATGCTTTGATGTGGTACAATGAGCGCattaacaaaagaagaaatTGTATACCTCCGAAGTTTTCAATGTGTTGTATGCATGGAAAAATCGAATTGCCTCCCCCTCCAGTGTTGCCTCAAGTACTTTTGGATCTTCTATTCAGAGGAGACAGTGAAAGCATTAATTTCATAGAGAACATAAGGGCATATAATTCAATGTTTGCTTTTACCTCTATGGGTGGAGAAATTGATGCTTCTGTGAACAATGGACGTGGACCTTTTGTCTTTAGGCTTCATGGTCAAAACTTTCATCAAATTGGAAGCTTGCTGCCTGAAGAAGGACTCCCTCCTGCTTTTACACAATTGTATATATTTGATACTGAAAATGAAGTAAGAAACAGAATATCAGCTTTCAG CTCCAAAAGAAGAGCACCAAATTCTCAGCCTAGAACCCTACGTGATGATACTGTGGAAGCTATTAAATCTATGTTGGATGAATGTAAACCATACGCAAAGATACTCAGAACCGCAAGGGATCGATTTGGTGATGCATTACAGTCATTGGATGTGAAGATAATTTTGATTTCTGGACGTGGGACAAATGAGAAAACCTATAATCTTCCTACAACTTCAGAAGTTGCTGCATTATTTGTGggagattttgatgaagaaataGATGCTCGAGATATTATTGTGGAAACAAAGGGAAATAAATTGACCAGGATAAGTGAGCTTCACCCTGCATATCTACCTCTACAGTATCCATTGTTATTTCcatttggtgaagatggttaTCATATTGATCTACATCTCAAGAGGACGACAACAACATCAAAAAAGCCACGGTCTAAAGTTAGCATGAGGGAGTTTTTTGCATACAGAATTTTTGAGCGCTATAACCAATTCAGTGCTCTTATGTTCTCCGGGAAACTCTTTCAGCAATTTCTGGTTGATGGTTTTACAATGATAGAAGCAGAAAGAATTAGATATCTCAAGTTAAACCAAAAGGCCTTACGTGCAGATAAATACAGCAATGTTTCAGCTTATGCATCAAGTGGAAACCAAGATTCTACAAAGTGTGGAAAGAGAATCGTCTTACCTTCAACATATGTGGGTGGTGCACGTTACATGCGAGAAAAGTACATGGATGCAATGGCTGTTTGTCAAACTTTTGGATATCCAGAATTATTCATTACATTCACTTGCAATCCTAAATGGCCGGATATTACAAGACATCTACAGCAACGACGACTAAAATCTGAAGACAGAGCTGACATTTTGTCTCGTGTCTTCAAAATGAATTTGGATAGTCTCATATTTGAAATACATAACAAAAACCTGTTTGGTTCATCAAGAGGAAGTAAGTTATCAACTACTATTGGACAAAAAAgtagtttttga
- the LOC125576883 gene encoding uncharacterized protein LOC125576883, with protein sequence MSNVSFGPMSYLMVQAWSPEFDPLKDEIVTTPVWVRLSNIPVNFYHKTILMGIAKGLGRPIKVDLTTLNFERARFARICVEINLHKPLKGTVMINGERYFVSYEGISTICSTCGMYGHLVHACPRNVIERALAPVTNPLNMNLQSTEVTGNETDFTPARHSRRKAEQQRSTGSSMRSNDGRAMSGSKIREVRNADVAKEVMVSNRFGSLGEEEVTEVREDEEGRNDENKENENNVNMRLGDSSGTRVEAMAFGATGNKGNQLFTRVGSKEKKTSHMRNPNVQKPKSKVIGPTRGLVFGPTRGEIDMTVNGKRLRVEKESIGRPGGVFAGDGDSAEKESHSSLAGEQRSTGKEISLTDDLDPHLDQVGEALKSMEA encoded by the coding sequence ATGTCCAATGTGTCTTTTGGTCCAATGAGTTATCTTATGGTACAAGCATGGTCTCCTGAATTCGATCCGCTGAAAGATGAGATAGTCACGACGCCAGTTTGGGTGCGTTTATCGAATATCCCAGTGAACTTTTACCATAAAACAATTCTGATGGGAATTGCGAAAGGACTTGGAAGACCGATCAAAGTTGATCTGACAACTTTAAACTTTGAGAGAGCTAGATTTGCCAGAATCTGCGTGGAGATTAATCTCCATAAACCATTGAAGGGGACAGTAATGATTAATGGTGAGAGGTACTTTGTCTCATATGAGGGAATCTCAACTATTTGCTCGACATGTGGTATGTATGGACACCTAGTTCACGCATGCCCACGGAATGTTATTGAGAGAGCCCTTGCACCTGTGACCAATCCACTGAACATGAACCTTCAGAGTACCGAAGTAACAGGGAATGAGACGGACTTTACACCAGCGAGACATTCAAGGAGAAAGGCTGAGCAACAAAGGAGTACAGGGAGCTCTATGAGAAGTAATGATGGGAGAGCTATGAGTGGGAGTAAGATAAGAGAAGTACGTAATGCGGATGTGGCGAAGGAAGTAATGGTGTCGAATAGATTCGGAAGTTTAGGTGAGGAAGAGGTGACAGAGGTACGAGAGGATGAGGAGGGAAGAAatgatgaaaataaagaaaatgaaaacaatgTGAACATGAGGTTGGGAGACTCGAGTGGAACGCGTGTGGAAGCAATGGCCTTTGGTGCAACGGGGAACAAAGGAAACCAGTTGTTTACTCGAGTGGGCTctaaagagaagaagacaagtCATATGAGAAACCCAAATGTCCAAAAGCCCAAATCGAAAGTTATTGGGCCAACGCGGGGACTTGTTTTTGGTCCAACTAGAGGTGAAATCGACATGACGGTGAACGGAAAACGTTTACGAGTTGAGAAGGAGAGTATCGGTAGACCAGGTGGGGTTTTCGCCGGAGATGGGGACTCAGCTGAGAAGGAGAGTCATTCCAGCCTTGCTGGGGAACAGAGGAGTACGGGAAAAGAGATCTCACTCACTGATGATTTGGATCCTCATTTGGATCAAGTGGGAGAGGCCCTGAAGAGCATGGAGGCATAA